The Trichocoleus sp. FACHB-46 DNA window GCGATCGCGCTGATGTGCTGGTTTTAGGCTTGCCTCGCGGTGGGGTGCCGATCGCCTTTGAAATTGCTGCTGCCCTCCATGTGCCGCTAGACATTTTTCTAGTGCGGAAGCTGGGAGTTCCGGGGCACGAAGAACTGGCGATGGGAGCGATCGCCTCAGGTGATGTGCGGGTGCTGAATCAAGATGTGGTGGAGATGCAACAGATCTCCGATACCGCGCTAGAACAGGTGACGCAGCGCGAACAACAAGAGTTGCAACGCCGCGAGCATTTGTATCGAGGCGATCGCCCTATCCTGCCGATCACAGATCGAATTGTGATTCTGGTAGATGACGGTTTAGCCACAGGAGCCACGATGCGAGCCGCAGTCATGGCAGTGCGGCAACACCAACCCCAAGAAGTTGTGGTGGCGGTTCCGGTCGGAGCGCGGCAAGCCTACGAGCAGATCAGTCCACAAGTAGAGGCGATCATCTGTGCTGTGCTGCCAGAGCGCTTTAACTCGGTCGGAGCCTGGTACGAAGCGTTCCCTCAAACCAGCGATCGCGAGGTCTGTGAGTTGCTGCAACGCGCACAAGAACGGACACAAGATAGTGCTCCGCTCTCGTCTCGGCTAGGTGTTTAGTTAACAAACTCAAATTTGAAACTCTAAAGGAAAAACAAATGGAACAAAGTAGTAATCAGCCAATTGTGCCTAACCAGTCTGGCAGCAGCGAGGCCAGTGATACTGAGCGTTGGGCCTCTCTCATCGGGGGAGGTGCCTTGGTGCTTGCAGGTTTACAACAGCGATCGCTCCGGGGCGTTTTGACCGCAGTCGCAGGTGGAGGATTGCTCTACCAAGGCGTGACTAAGCAAAGCACTGTGCAAAAAGCTCAGGGAGTGCTCCAGCAAGCTCAAGACGCTGTGGGTCTCAACAAAGGCATCAAAGTTGAAAAAACTGTCACCATCAACAAGCCTGCTGAAGAGCTATATCGCTTCTGGCGCAACTTAGAGAACCTCCCCCGGTTCATGAAGCATCTCAAATCTGTTACTGCCTACAACGACACGCGATCGCACTGGATTGCCAGTGCTCCTTTGGGCACCAGCGTCGAGTGGGATGCTGACATCATCCAAGAAGAAGAAAACCGCTTCATTGCTTGGGCTTCTGCCGAGAACGCTGACGTTGATAACTCTGGCTTTGTGCGCTTCCAACCTGCGACTGGTGGTCGGGGCACCGAAGTCAAAGTTGTGATGGAATATAACATTCCGGGCGGTGCCGTCTCCGCTGCGATCGCCAAACTCCTGGGCGAAGAACCCGAACAACAAATTGGCGATGAATTGCGCCGCTTCAAGATGCTGATGGAAGCAGGCGAAATTGCGACCACCGAAGGACAAACGTCCTGTCGTGCATCTCATTAGGCAGGAGTAATCATTCGATGAGAGCAGTTTGCTGGCATGGGGCGAATGATGTCCGCGTGGACACAGTCCCCGATCCCAAGATTCTCAATCCGCGAGACGCGATTATTAAAGTCACAGCCGCCGCCATCTGTGGCTCTGATCTGCACATCTATGACGGCTACATTCCCACCATGCAGCCCGGTGACATTATTGGTCACGAGTTTATGGGTGAAGTAGTCGAGATTGGCAGCAAAGTAAAGAAATTGCAACGGGGCGATCGCGTCGTGGTTTCTTCGATCATTGGCTGCGGTCAATGCTCCTACTGCAACTTGCAACAGTGGTCTCTGTGCGACAACTCCAACCCTGGAGGTTGGCTTCAAGAGCAAGTCACAGGTTACTCTACTGCTGGAATTTTTGGCTACTCTCATGCCTTCGGTGGCTATGCGGGTGCCCATGCCGAATATATTCGCGTTCCTTTCGCCGATCACGGAGCAATCAAAGTTCCTCAAGGCATTCCAGATGAGAAACTACTCTTTCTCTCCGATGCCTTCCCCACCGGATATATGGGCGCAGAAATGTGCGACATCCAACCGGGAGATACCGTCGCGGTTTGGGGGGCAGGTGCTGTAGGTCTCTTCGCCATGCATAGTGCCTACATGCTCGGTGCCGAACGAGTCATCGCGATCGATCGCTTCCCCGAACGACTCCGGATGGCAAGAGAGTTGGTCAAAGCCGAAGTAATCAACTACGAAGAAGTAGACGCAGGCGAAGCCCTCAAGGAAATGACCGGAGGACGCGGCCCCGATAGCTGCATCGACGCGGTGGGTCTAGAAGCCCACGGCATGGGTGTAGAAGGCTTCTACGACAAAGCCAAACAAGCTGTACGACTAGAAACCGATCGCCCCAACGTGCTGCGACAAATGATGGTTGCCTGTCGCAAAGGCGGCACCCTCTCCATCATGGGAGTCTACTCTGGCTTCGTAGACAAAATGCCCTTTGGCGCTGCCTTCAACAAGAGTCTCACCTTCAAAATGGGGCAAATGCACGGCCAGCGCTACATCCCCATGTTGCTAGAACATGTCCTCAACGGCGGCATCGACCCCTCCGCTGTCCTCACCCACACCCTACCGCTAGAAGAAGCCAAACGTGGCTTCGAAATGTTCAAAAACAAACAAGACAACTGCATGCGGGTCATG harbors:
- a CDS encoding phosphoribosyltransferase, encoding MKRFQNRTEAGQFLASLLTQYSDRADVLVLGLPRGGVPIAFEIAAALHVPLDIFLVRKLGVPGHEELAMGAIASGDVRVLNQDVVEMQQISDTALEQVTQREQQELQRREHLYRGDRPILPITDRIVILVDDGLATGATMRAAVMAVRQHQPQEVVVAVPVGARQAYEQISPQVEAIICAVLPERFNSVGAWYEAFPQTSDREVCELLQRAQERTQDSAPLSSRLGV
- a CDS encoding zinc-dependent alcohol dehydrogenase, which encodes MRAVCWHGANDVRVDTVPDPKILNPRDAIIKVTAAAICGSDLHIYDGYIPTMQPGDIIGHEFMGEVVEIGSKVKKLQRGDRVVVSSIIGCGQCSYCNLQQWSLCDNSNPGGWLQEQVTGYSTAGIFGYSHAFGGYAGAHAEYIRVPFADHGAIKVPQGIPDEKLLFLSDAFPTGYMGAEMCDIQPGDTVAVWGAGAVGLFAMHSAYMLGAERVIAIDRFPERLRMARELVKAEVINYEEVDAGEALKEMTGGRGPDSCIDAVGLEAHGMGVEGFYDKAKQAVRLETDRPNVLRQMMVACRKGGTLSIMGVYSGFVDKMPFGAAFNKSLTFKMGQMHGQRYIPMLLEHVLNGGIDPSAVLTHTLPLEEAKRGFEMFKNKQDNCMRVMFKP
- a CDS encoding SRPBCC family protein, yielding MEQSSNQPIVPNQSGSSEASDTERWASLIGGGALVLAGLQQRSLRGVLTAVAGGGLLYQGVTKQSTVQKAQGVLQQAQDAVGLNKGIKVEKTVTINKPAEELYRFWRNLENLPRFMKHLKSVTAYNDTRSHWIASAPLGTSVEWDADIIQEEENRFIAWASAENADVDNSGFVRFQPATGGRGTEVKVVMEYNIPGGAVSAAIAKLLGEEPEQQIGDELRRFKMLMEAGEIATTEGQTSCRASH